The DNA region TCCTGCCGCTTGTCGTACAGCTTTTTCCCTGTGGCAAGACCTATTTCCACTTTAATTTTCCCATGGCGGAAATACATTTTCAGCGGCACCAGGGTATATCCCTTCGTCTTCAGGGTATTCTCTATTTTTAAGATTTCTTTTTTATGGAGAAGCAGTTTCCTTGTCCGAAGCGGGTCATGGTTGAAAATATTTCCCTGCTCATACGGGCTGATATGGGCATTCCAGAGAAATACTTCTCCTTTCTGCACACGGGCAAAACTGTCTCTTAAATTCACCCTGCCGGCGCGGATGGATTTTACTTCCGTTCCGGTAAGCGCGATGCCGCATTCATAGGTTTCATGAATGAAATAATCATGATAGGCCTGGCGGTTTGCGGACACAGGCGGCGCATTTTTTTCTGCTGCCATTATTTCTTTTTCCTTTTACCTTTCTTTGCTTTCTTTTTTGTGCTCGATTTGGGACGGGATCCTTTTCTTACACGCTTTTCCAGATTAAGCGGTGATCGGATCTCCCCCATGATGAAATCCAGCTCCCGTTTTTCCTTATCCGCTTTGACAAGGGTCACACGCACCGGCATCCCCATGGTGTATTTCTTCCCGCCGCGCAGCCCTTTAACCGTCATGGTGTCTTCCTGATAAACGTATTCGTCATCATCCATGGAATCGATATGGACAAGTCCTTCCACTCCGTTATCCAGTCCGACAAATATGCCGAACCGGGTAAGCCCTGTAATATGGGCATCAAAAGGCTCTCCAACAAAAGGAATCATGTATTCCGTCATTTTCAGATCGGTTGTGTCTCTTTCCGTTTCCACCGCATTCTGTTCCGTTTCGGAGCAATGCTCCACCGCGCGGAGAAGAAATTCCGTCTGCTTTTTCAGCTGTGATTTATTCAGCCTGTTCCGAAGAGCCTGGCGGATGAGCCGATGAACCATGAGATCAGGATAGCGGCGGATTGGCGATGTGAAATGGGTATAGCAGGTGGACGCTATACCAAAATGCCCTTTGTTCTCCGTACTGTAACAGGCCTGCGGCAGAGATCGGAGTGTCATGACCTGTACGACGGCTTCGCTCTCTTTTCCTTTCATGCTTTCCATAA from Dialister invisus DSM 15470 includes:
- the smpB gene encoding SsrA-binding protein SmpB yields the protein MAAEKNAPPVSANRQAYHDYFIHETYECGIALTGTEVKSIRAGRVNLRDSFARVQKGEVFLWNAHISPYEQGNIFNHDPLRTRKLLLHKKEILKIENTLKTKGYTLVPLKMYFRHGKIKVEIGLATGKKLYDKRQDMAAKEAKRDLARRIKEQRYD